Proteins encoded within one genomic window of Leptolyngbya sp. SIO1E4:
- a CDS encoding pentapeptide repeat-containing protein — MMINKPSSFMSRMLEQFSEIHFIMCGEAQYPEQIKNLKLYKLARRQRSALSKLARQQFEQREAEEIFNEFQRIFEDFKQIDEDCNTAKKNTQSQNQTPQTSEAKLSNLLKERAEKWNVSVKEVTQTHRDYLMYAAFEVALTIHDSGVRDLRLAQQAQVREIDITQYIELFKIYKFERQKYCPKPLSEHWGHFWEAKSQMLDNGSMLQFLAKLGGFSLLIGLVIFLFESPRRTEQNEIQKRQESYAAWTLIANIEDKKIAAGGMISALEDLSKGCRNKYQASHDHTYGILQIGNNIPLISGWFPDFECQEIRKIDLTGAHLPRVQLQGSKLYAVILREAGLWEADLRGADLSESWLKRAKLNNAKLQKAVLRGASLTEADLNGASLIEADLTGANLIDTDLSKVESLSGANLKDMLYSSKQHFPEGTDLSAAILVGPGTNLKSADLEGHNLARINLTRINLRGANLRHANLQEADLTGANLIDADLSRANLSGAILNNVYYSPGTDFPEGTDLSEAIKLAPDTDLKSVRLAKKDLRRILKQLDLKEFRLDTANLSEANLSEGNLAKAILTKANLVKANLTGANLIDADLSKANLSGAILDKTLYSPETDFPEGTDLSEAIKLAPSADLKSAQLEDYDLEGVDLQEADLTAANLQGANLTEANLTEATLKESNLRGTNLSGVDLAGANLAGVTLREANLAGATLTNANLAGANLINADLVEITDLSTVNVKDMLYSARTRFPEGTDLSGAIFIGFEANLESVQLEGYNLAGVYLQAANLKDANLTEVNLQGANLVEANLERASLKTVNLKGADLKGANLKAVDLKGANLRAVDLKGVNLKGANLTNANLIDVDLLGVESLSRAQLDNVFYSPKTRFPGGIDLSRAIEIAPQANLESVELKGYDLAEVDLSEANLRGTDLRGASLQAANLTDADLSEANLRGTDLRGASLQAANLTNTDLSNGDLFRADLRNADLRNADLRNADLRNIDFTGAQLAGADLAGARLAGAKNLTVEQVRQANNWDKAIYDAPMVRRLRAST; from the coding sequence ATGATGATCAATAAACCTTCAAGCTTTATGAGTCGGATGTTAGAGCAATTCTCTGAAATCCACTTCATTATGTGCGGCGAAGCTCAATATCCTGAGCAGATCAAGAATTTAAAGCTCTACAAGCTAGCCCGTAGGCAACGTAGTGCCCTGTCTAAATTGGCTCGACAGCAGTTTGAACAGCGTGAAGCCGAGGAAATTTTTAATGAGTTCCAGCGCATCTTCGAAGACTTTAAGCAAATTGATGAAGATTGCAACACCGCTAAAAAAAATACTCAATCTCAGAATCAAACCCCTCAGACGTCAGAAGCAAAATTGAGTAATCTTTTGAAAGAGAGAGCTGAAAAATGGAATGTTTCTGTCAAGGAGGTAACACAAACTCATCGAGACTATTTGATGTATGCAGCCTTCGAAGTAGCCCTTACCATTCATGATTCAGGTGTTAGAGACCTGAGGCTAGCTCAACAAGCACAGGTTAGGGAGATTGATATCACCCAATACATCGAACTCTTCAAAATCTATAAATTTGAAAGACAAAAATATTGTCCTAAACCTCTCTCAGAGCATTGGGGCCACTTCTGGGAAGCTAAATCTCAGATGCTCGATAATGGGAGCATGCTTCAGTTTCTAGCTAAGCTAGGTGGTTTTTCGCTGCTAATTGGGTTGGTTATATTTCTTTTTGAATCACCTCGAAGAACTGAACAGAATGAGATTCAGAAGAGACAGGAGAGTTATGCTGCCTGGACTCTGATTGCGAATATTGAGGATAAAAAAATAGCTGCTGGAGGGATGATCAGTGCTCTAGAAGACTTGTCCAAAGGATGCCGAAATAAGTATCAAGCCTCGCATGATCACACTTATGGAATACTTCAAATTGGCAATAATATCCCCCTCATCAGCGGTTGGTTTCCTGATTTTGAATGTCAGGAAATCAGGAAGATTGATCTGACGGGTGCTCATTTACCCAGAGTTCAGCTGCAGGGATCGAAGCTATATGCAGTCATTCTCAGAGAGGCTGGCCTTTGGGAAGCCGATCTCCGAGGTGCGGACTTAAGTGAATCTTGGCTCAAGCGTGCTAAGTTGAACAATGCAAAACTTCAAAAGGCAGTACTTCGGGGGGCATCGCTGACCGAGGCTGACTTAAATGGGGCATCGCTGATCGAGGCCGATCTAACAGGTGCCAACCTAATTGATACCGATCTATCTAAGGTTGAAAGTCTTTCAGGGGCGAATCTGAAAGACATGCTTTACAGCTCTAAGCAACATTTTCCTGAAGGCACAGATTTGTCCGCAGCAATTTTGGTGGGGCCTGGTACTAACCTAAAGTCAGCAGATCTGGAGGGTCATAACCTGGCGAGAATAAATTTAACCAGGATAAATCTAAGAGGGGCAAACCTGAGACACGCAAATCTGCAAGAAGCAGACTTGACTGGAGCAAATTTAATTGACGCCGATTTGTCAAGGGCTAACCTTTCAGGAGCAATATTGAACAACGTCTATTACAGTCCTGGGACAGATTTTCCTGAAGGTACGGATCTATCTGAAGCAATTAAACTGGCTCCCGATACTGATTTGAAATCAGTTCGGTTAGCAAAAAAAGATCTGAGGCGAATTCTGAAGCAACTGGACTTAAAGGAATTTAGACTGGACACAGCCAATCTATCGGAAGCCAACTTATCGGAAGGCAACCTGGCCAAGGCAATCTTAACGAAAGCAAACTTGGTCAAGGCAAACCTGACCGGTGCAAATTTAATCGATGCAGATTTGTCAAAGGCTAACCTTTCAGGAGCAATATTAGACAAAACTCTTTACAGTCCTGAGACAGATTTTCCTGAAGGTACGGATCTATCTGAAGCAATTAAACTGGCCCCCAGTGCTGATTTGAAATCAGCTCAGCTAGAGGATTACGATCTGGAAGGAGTGGATCTACAAGAGGCAGACCTAACAGCGGCGAACTTGCAGGGAGCAAATCTGACAGAAGCCAATTTAACCGAGGCAACTCTGAAGGAATCAAACCTGAGAGGGACGAATCTAAGCGGGGTAGACCTGGCAGGGGCGAATTTGGCAGGGGTAACCCTGAGGGAGGCTAACTTGGCAGGGGCGACTCTGACCAATGCAAACCTGGCCGGTGCCAATCTCATTAATGCCGATTTAGTTGAGATTACCGACCTTTCAACCGTGAATGTCAAGGACATGCTTTACAGTGCTAGGACACGTTTTCCTGAAGGGACGGATCTGTCAGGTGCAATTTTTATTGGCTTCGAAGCGAATCTCGAATCAGTTCAGCTAGAAGGGTACAACCTGGCAGGCGTGTATTTGCAAGCAGCAAACCTGAAGGATGCCAATCTAACGGAGGTAAACCTGCAAGGAGCCAATCTAGTGGAGGCTAACTTGGAAAGGGCAAGCTTAAAGACGGTGAACCTAAAGGGCGCAGACCTGAAGGGAGCGAATCTCAAGGCAGTAGACTTGAAAGGGGCAAATCTCAGAGCAGTAGACCTGAAGGGAGTAAATCTGAAGGGGGCAAACCTGACCAATGCTAATTTAATTGACGTCGATTTATTGGGAGTTGAAAGCCTTTCAAGGGCTCAGTTAGACAACGTTTTCTATAGTCCTAAGACACGCTTCCCTGGAGGCATAGATTTGTCCAGAGCAATCGAAATTGCTCCCCAAGCCAATTTAGAATCAGTTGAGCTAAAGGGCTATGACCTGGCAGAAGTGGATTTAAGCGAGGCAAATCTACGGGGAACCGATCTGAGAGGGGCAAGTTTGCAAGCAGCTAATCTGACGGATGCGGATTTAAGTGAGGCAAATCTACGGGGAACTGATCTGAGAGGGGCAAGTCTGCAAGCAGCTAATCTGACGAATACGGATTTGTCTAACGGTGATCTTTTTAGAGCAGATCTAAGAAATGCAGACCTAAGAAATGCAGACCTAAGAAATGCAGACCTAAGAAATATCGATTTCACTGGAGCCCAACTTGCGGGAGCTGATTTAGCAGGAGCCCGACTTGCGGGAGCAAAGAATCTTACTGTCGAGCAAGTTCGACAAGCTAACAACTGGGATAAGGCCATCTACGATGCACCGATGGTTCGGAGACTTAGAGCCAGTACCTAG
- a CDS encoding VOC family protein, with product MNMTLDHVFILVEPKAKVGDRLLEHGFREGPSNTHPGQGTANRRFYFANGMLELIWVQDADEARNGPGRNLHFSERAKDPTASPFGVIFVPRKDNASPDMPFPGWHYQPAYFPSPKGFHVGANSKNLLEPLCFYFPFHDPGVPKPQPHRNPQTISEIIIVIPSTDTEGVLALASQTERLLMRSGQKHLMEITLDHHDSGRTEDYRPALPLILRW from the coding sequence ATGAATATGACGCTGGATCACGTCTTTATATTGGTTGAGCCGAAAGCTAAGGTGGGCGATCGGCTCCTTGAACACGGCTTTCGAGAAGGACCGAGCAATACCCATCCCGGACAGGGCACTGCCAACCGCCGGTTTTACTTTGCCAATGGCATGCTGGAGCTGATCTGGGTGCAAGATGCCGATGAAGCGAGAAATGGGCCGGGTCGAAACCTGCACTTTTCTGAACGCGCTAAAGATCCCACCGCCTCGCCATTTGGCGTCATTTTTGTGCCCCGCAAAGACAATGCTAGTCCTGACATGCCCTTCCCTGGTTGGCATTACCAACCCGCGTACTTTCCATCTCCAAAAGGGTTTCATGTGGGCGCCAATTCCAAGAACCTGCTGGAACCACTCTGTTTCTATTTCCCGTTCCATGATCCGGGGGTTCCTAAACCACAACCTCACCGCAACCCTCAGACGATTAGTGAAATAATTATTGTCATCCCCTCAACAGATACTGAAGGCGTGTTGGCGCTGGCTTCACAAACAGAGCGCCTCTTGATGCGATCAGGCCAGAAACATCTCATGGAAATCACGTTGGATCATCATGACTCGGGGCGTACAGAAGACTATCGCCCGGCCCTACCGCTAATCCTGCGTTGGTAG
- a CDS encoding class I SAM-dependent methyltransferase encodes MTQSMKFWDKIAEKYAKQPIADEAAYQKKLAITRDYLRPDMEVLEFGCGTGSTAILHAPYVKHIRAIDFSANMIAIAQGKAEAEHIQNVTFEQAAIDELSIPDRTYDAVLGLNVLHLLENKEAVIAKIYNMLQPGGLFITSTVCLGDTMAWFKLIAPIGKFLRLFPLVKVFTVKDLEKSLTDVGFAIDTQWQAGDYKSPTGKAKVVFIVAKKPA; translated from the coding sequence ATGACTCAATCAATGAAATTTTGGGACAAAATTGCCGAGAAATATGCCAAGCAGCCCATCGCCGATGAAGCCGCTTACCAGAAAAAGCTAGCCATCACCCGCGACTACTTGCGACCCGATATGGAAGTACTGGAGTTTGGTTGCGGTACCGGATCGACGGCTATCCTTCATGCGCCCTATGTAAAGCACATCCGCGCCATTGATTTTTCTGCCAACATGATTGCCATTGCCCAGGGCAAGGCCGAGGCCGAGCACATCCAAAACGTCACCTTTGAGCAGGCCGCCATTGACGAGCTGAGCATCCCCGACAGAACTTACGATGCTGTGTTGGGATTGAATGTTTTACACCTCCTCGAAAATAAGGAAGCAGTGATCGCCAAGATCTATAATATGCTTCAACCTGGCGGACTTTTCATCACCAGTACAGTGTGCCTGGGGGATACGATGGCTTGGTTCAAGCTAATTGCGCCCATTGGTAAGTTCCTGAGACTTTTTCCGTTAGTCAAGGTCTTTACAGTCAAAGATTTAGAGAAAAGTTTGACGGATGTGGGGTTTGCGATTGACACCCAATGGCAAGCGGGTGATTACAAGTCACCAACGGGTAAGGCAAAAGTCGTGTTCATTGTGGCTAAAAAGCCTGCATAA
- a CDS encoding DUF3179 domain-containing protein, translated as MDMISTVFAIAALLVAVVISLGRPITVFMVFEPGLWLFRRFPLKRSIGLLFVAIFATTALSNEPSRVVVLIVSIAGVLSAFAIFFNLDWLFPALPGICAVPVSVTEDEATTHARLSDNQLVVTVELNHERRAYPLDQMVIPRHLVHDWVGGEPIVVTYCALCRTGLVFHAKMASKALLFKVVGVFRRNLIMEDHSTHTIWQQATGEAIHGPLSGRVLEMLPAVQIPWEQAKQQDGMTLATEPDNARFAIFATHKGFSLLKKATEMIMTPGRTHLSKTISRHETVFGIQLNGEAKAYPLSSVRSLGTFFDTVGGIELELEFNEATEVLNVRRCDGAAPPVVEQHWWLGWNEFHPDTQLYAPRSVR; from the coding sequence ATGGATATGATCTCTACAGTGTTTGCCATAGCTGCACTGCTGGTCGCAGTTGTGATTAGTTTGGGTCGTCCGATTACCGTATTCATGGTATTCGAGCCAGGGCTTTGGCTATTTCGTCGTTTTCCACTGAAGCGCAGTATTGGTCTGCTATTTGTAGCAATTTTTGCTACGACCGCGCTAAGCAACGAACCGAGTCGAGTCGTGGTTCTCATAGTGAGCATTGCAGGAGTACTTTCAGCCTTTGCCATCTTCTTTAACCTAGATTGGCTATTTCCGGCATTGCCAGGGATATGCGCGGTGCCGGTGTCGGTTACAGAAGATGAAGCGACAACTCACGCCCGACTCAGCGACAATCAGTTAGTGGTTACCGTAGAACTCAACCATGAGCGCCGTGCATATCCACTGGATCAGATGGTGATACCCCGACACCTAGTTCATGATTGGGTTGGGGGTGAGCCTATCGTTGTCACGTATTGTGCGTTATGTCGTACAGGACTGGTATTTCACGCAAAGATGGCTAGCAAAGCGCTGCTCTTCAAAGTGGTTGGCGTGTTTCGACGTAATCTCATCATGGAAGATCACTCAACCCACACCATTTGGCAGCAAGCAACGGGTGAAGCGATACATGGGCCGCTTTCTGGCAGAGTGCTGGAGATGCTACCTGCTGTGCAAATTCCTTGGGAGCAAGCCAAGCAGCAGGATGGTATGACGCTTGCAACCGAACCAGATAATGCCCGTTTTGCCATTTTTGCGACTCACAAAGGGTTTTCACTGCTTAAAAAAGCGACCGAAATGATAATGACGCCGGGGCGTACACACCTCTCGAAAACAATATCCCGGCATGAGACGGTCTTTGGTATTCAACTCAATGGAGAAGCCAAGGCTTATCCCCTATCAAGCGTGCGATCTCTTGGCACTTTTTTTGACACTGTGGGCGGCATAGAACTTGAGCTTGAGTTCAATGAGGCTACTGAAGTACTGAATGTCCGTCGGTGTGATGGGGCTGCTCCTCCCGTGGTTGAACAGCATTGGTGGCTGGGGTGGAATGAGTTTCACCCTGATACTCAGCTCTATGCCCCTCGTTCTGTCAGGTAG
- a CDS encoding cupin domain-containing protein — MTDEQNSLLKASDIHSMDAFEFHHPLNPNSEIYLRFLGRAAGLKRIGVTIARVPPGKESFIYHAHQNEEEWVYILSGRGISEIGDQEYEVEPGDFMGFGLPQQPHHLRNPFSEDLVYLIGGEVGRLDIGVFPRLGKRVIQDGESAYIFDESALQLFWSSEQSAED, encoded by the coding sequence ATGACTGATGAACAAAATTCTCTGCTGAAAGCATCAGATATCCATTCCATGGATGCGTTTGAGTTTCATCATCCACTCAATCCCAATTCGGAAATTTATTTGCGGTTTCTTGGGCGTGCCGCTGGTCTCAAGCGCATTGGCGTGACGATCGCTCGTGTGCCGCCGGGTAAAGAATCTTTCATTTACCATGCTCACCAAAATGAAGAAGAATGGGTTTACATCCTTTCAGGTCGAGGGATTTCAGAAATCGGCGATCAGGAATACGAAGTTGAACCAGGAGACTTTATGGGATTTGGGCTGCCTCAACAACCCCACCATCTTCGTAATCCGTTCAGTGAAGACCTTGTATACCTGATTGGTGGAGAAGTAGGGCGCTTAGATATTGGCGTTTTTCCTCGGCTTGGTAAACGAGTGATTCAGGATGGTGAGTCAGCTTACATATTTGATGAGTCAGCACTTCAGCTTTTTTGGAGCAGTGAGCAATCTGCTGAGGATTGA
- a CDS encoding MerR family transcriptional regulator, producing MSNLLQIGELAKQTGLSIRTLRYYDEIGLLVPSHRTEAEYRLYSEADIARLQQILSLRQLGFALKEIRECLENPAFSLPQVIDLHLARLQEQMAVSRSLFTKLSKLAQQLQISQSVAVEDLITTMETITMTQQYLTQEQHDLLEGRLNQDQQAELQQFLTQVRSYRAEGRDLNDPEVQQMAWQWREGLLSLAGGDLQFYEALMRLYQQEGAEAASRGRLDGPTMEYILKAVAMLSVREELSVREELVGFALGRLAPETYAVLTQGQAAMRKLQLNFLGTEGLLLGLLAVETSVASQALGEQGVDFATAETLLRDWLANHTVPPADIPTEIPFTPRTYRILELAAKQVQRHGEDQITPQHLLLGILQEGETGGGLAMHILQTCGVDCDRLQQQLSNPCGFYP from the coding sequence ATGTCTAACCTGCTGCAAATTGGGGAATTGGCAAAACAGACCGGACTGTCAATCCGCACCTTGCGGTACTACGACGAGATTGGTCTGTTAGTGCCCTCGCACCGCACCGAGGCAGAGTATCGACTCTACAGCGAAGCAGATATTGCCCGACTTCAGCAAATCTTATCGCTGCGGCAGTTGGGGTTTGCGCTTAAGGAAATCCGCGAGTGTCTAGAGAACCCTGCATTTTCATTGCCGCAAGTGATTGACTTGCATCTAGCGCGCCTGCAAGAGCAGATGGCGGTATCGCGATCGCTCTTCACTAAGCTCAGCAAGCTGGCCCAACAGCTCCAAATCTCTCAGTCCGTTGCGGTTGAAGACCTGATTACCACAATGGAGACGATTACCATGACCCAGCAATATTTGACCCAAGAACAGCACGATTTACTCGAAGGTCGACTCAATCAAGACCAGCAGGCCGAATTGCAGCAGTTCCTGACCCAAGTGCGATCGTATCGAGCCGAGGGGCGTGACCTCAACGATCCGGAGGTACAGCAAATGGCGTGGCAGTGGCGGGAGGGCCTTCTCTCCCTCGCCGGTGGCGACCTACAGTTCTACGAAGCGCTGATGCGGCTTTACCAACAAGAAGGGGCCGAAGCGGCTAGCCGGGGCAGGCTAGATGGGCCAACGATGGAATACATTCTCAAAGCGGTGGCGATGCTGTCGGTGCGGGAAGAGTTGTCGGTGCGGGAAGAGTTGGTGGGTTTTGCGCTGGGTCGCTTAGCGCCAGAAACTTATGCGGTGCTTACCCAAGGGCAGGCAGCCATGCGCAAGTTGCAGCTCAACTTTTTGGGTACTGAGGGATTGCTGCTGGGACTGCTCGCAGTTGAAACGAGTGTGGCCTCCCAAGCTCTGGGAGAACAAGGCGTGGACTTTGCCACAGCAGAAACCCTGCTTCGCGACTGGTTAGCCAACCACACCGTGCCACCTGCCGACATTCCTACCGAAATTCCGTTTACCCCCCGCACCTACCGCATATTGGAACTAGCCGCTAAGCAAGTGCAACGGCACGGAGAAGATCAGATTACCCCGCAGCATCTGCTGCTCGGCATTTTGCAAGAAGGCGAAACCGGGGGTGGCCTAGCGATGCACATCTTGCAAACATGCGGTGTGGACTGCGATCGCCTGCAGCAACAACTCAGTAATCCTTGCGGATTCTATCCCTAA
- a CDS encoding Uma2 family endonuclease — protein MTTLLIQTESIPLTVNLPMPIEMTMAEFYEFCQANRDLRIERSANGEVIIMPLAFSDTGNRNLKIAQQLANWADQDGTGETFDSSSGFTLPNGATRSPDAAWIRLERWNALTEDEKASFAPICPDFVVELKSSSDTLSGLQAKMEEYTANGSLLGFLIDRKQRQVHVYRPGQEPKILENPDGVNGDPELPGFQLQMARIW, from the coding sequence ATGACGACGCTGCTAATTCAGACGGAGAGCATTCCTCTGACGGTAAACCTGCCGATGCCGATTGAGATGACGATGGCAGAGTTCTATGAATTTTGTCAGGCCAACCGTGATCTGCGGATCGAACGCAGCGCTAACGGAGAAGTTATCATCATGCCACTCGCCTTTTCAGACACAGGCAATCGCAACCTCAAGATTGCCCAACAGTTGGCCAACTGGGCGGATCAAGATGGGACTGGGGAAACCTTTGACTCAAGTTCTGGCTTTACGCTACCCAATGGCGCGACGCGATCGCCCGACGCGGCGTGGATTCGGCTCGAACGCTGGAATGCATTGACAGAGGACGAGAAGGCATCCTTTGCGCCCATTTGTCCGGATTTTGTCGTTGAGCTCAAGTCATCCAGCGATACGTTGAGTGGACTGCAGGCCAAGATGGAAGAATACACGGCGAATGGCTCGCTGCTGGGATTTCTGATCGATCGCAAACAGCGCCAAGTTCATGTCTATCGCCCCGGTCAAGAACCCAAGATTTTGGAGAACCCTGATGGGGTAAACGGCGACCCAGAACTACCAGGGTTCCAATTGCAGATGGCAAGAATTTGGTAG
- a CDS encoding Txe/YoeB family addiction module toxin encodes MNWKLVYTKQAQKDAKKLAASNLKKKAQTLLDILVENSFQTPPPYEKLVGDLARAYSRRINIQHRLVYQVLESKQIVKFIRMWTHYE; translated from the coding sequence GTGAACTGGAAACTGGTCTACACCAAGCAAGCCCAAAAAGATGCCAAGAAGCTTGCTGCCAGCAATCTAAAGAAAAAAGCTCAAACACTGCTCGATATCTTGGTCGAAAATTCTTTCCAAACCCCACCTCCCTATGAAAAGCTGGTGGGCGATTTGGCCAGAGCCTACTCGCGACGCATTAATATTCAGCATCGACTCGTCTATCAAGTGCTCGAATCAAAGCAAATTGTCAAATTTATTCGCATGTGGACTCACTACGAATAG
- a CDS encoding leucine-rich repeat domain-containing protein codes for MTRFNVLQLIDQAVKEQWKKLDLSRLDLIELPEEISELAHFTYLRELDLRFNRFTSLPLEVTQLASLRGLYLSGNRLQELPPEISKLTKLESLTLGGNPLRVMPPEIFKVISLKLIHCNNSELIELDSDINNLSNLEDLSLRNNLLKELPEDLGDLVNLRKLDLAENQLSKLPRKVGNLENLEELYLSNNKLKKLPETIGKLSKLKQFHLRGNHHLKSLPKTIIRIRKASVDTEIKFEEFNFRGHDLSGIDLRDVDLSNVILEDVNLRNVNLARVRALGTDFSGADFTGACIEDWHINSNTRFDRAVCEYIYLKEELQERRPSDHNRNFAPGEFITLVQEIRETVDLIFNGGVDWAALLSSINKLQIESDDSQLTIQAIEHKQDGRFVVRVNVPEDSDKAQVEDFFWRQYQNRLQAAEEAYFKQIEFKDEQLAFYKQQFIEYRQQNTDLMEMAKQMASRPLQIENKIENRNTHKGEQDLMSTINQYGSGDNIAGDKIAGDKIGTQINNSQDLTQAAKDIKTLLDQLSMDYPDDSSRVLGAKAVDRVEKSPELKSRILRGVRAGSFAALEKMVDHPVAKFFIEGAKEVLEP; via the coding sequence ATGACTCGCTTTAATGTTTTACAACTGATTGATCAAGCTGTTAAAGAACAGTGGAAGAAACTAGATCTCTCAAGGCTGGATTTAATAGAACTTCCTGAAGAGATTAGTGAATTGGCACATTTTACCTACTTAAGAGAACTTGACCTTAGATTTAATCGGTTTACCTCACTTCCTTTAGAAGTTACACAATTAGCGAGTCTTAGAGGGCTTTACTTAAGCGGAAATCGCTTACAAGAATTGCCTCCGGAGATTAGTAAGCTTACTAAGCTTGAATCTCTCACTCTTGGTGGAAATCCCCTGAGAGTAATGCCACCAGAAATTTTTAAAGTTATTAGTCTAAAGCTGATCCACTGCAACAATAGTGAATTAATAGAACTAGATTCAGATATCAATAATCTTTCTAATCTAGAAGATCTGTCTTTGCGAAACAATCTTCTCAAAGAGCTTCCTGAAGATCTGGGCGATTTGGTGAATCTTAGGAAACTTGATCTTGCAGAAAATCAACTTAGTAAACTTCCTAGAAAAGTTGGAAACTTAGAAAACTTAGAAGAGCTCTATCTTAGTAACAATAAGCTCAAAAAATTGCCAGAAACGATTGGAAAATTATCTAAGTTGAAGCAATTTCATCTTCGTGGCAATCATCATTTAAAATCTCTTCCAAAAACAATTATTCGAATTCGCAAAGCTTCTGTAGATACAGAGATTAAATTTGAAGAATTCAATTTTAGAGGCCATGACTTAAGCGGGATTGACCTTAGAGATGTAGATTTGAGTAATGTTATTCTTGAAGATGTCAATCTTCGTAATGTCAACCTTGCAAGAGTTAGAGCTTTAGGAACTGATTTTAGCGGCGCAGATTTTACTGGAGCCTGTATTGAAGATTGGCACATTAATTCAAATACCAGATTTGACAGAGCAGTTTGTGAGTATATTTATTTAAAGGAAGAGCTTCAGGAGCGTCGCCCTAGTGACCATAACCGAAACTTTGCGCCTGGGGAATTTATTACGCTTGTTCAGGAAATTCGGGAAACCGTTGATCTGATTTTTAATGGTGGCGTGGATTGGGCAGCATTGTTGTCAAGTATTAACAAGCTGCAAATTGAAAGTGACGATAGTCAGTTGACAATTCAAGCGATTGAACATAAGCAAGATGGTCGGTTTGTTGTTCGAGTTAATGTTCCAGAAGATTCGGATAAAGCGCAGGTTGAAGATTTCTTTTGGAGACAGTACCAAAATAGGCTACAGGCTGCTGAAGAAGCTTATTTTAAGCAAATCGAGTTTAAAGATGAACAATTAGCTTTTTATAAGCAGCAATTCATTGAATACCGTCAACAAAATACTGATCTAATGGAAATGGCGAAACAGATGGCAAGCCGACCGCTTCAGATTGAAAACAAAATAGAGAATAGAAATACTCATAAAGGAGAACAAGATTTAATGTCTACTATCAATCAGTATGGAAGTGGTGACAATATTGCGGGCGATAAAATTGCAGGTGATAAAATCGGTACTCAGATCAATAACTCTCAAGATTTGACACAAGCAGCTAAAGATATCAAAACTCTACTAGATCAACTCTCAATGGACTATCCTGATGATAGCTCCAGGGTTTTAGGTGCAAAAGCTGTAGATCGAGTTGAGAAAAGCCCTGAGTTAAAGTCTAGAATTCTTAGAGGGGTCAGAGCAGGAAGCTTTGCAGCTCTGGAAAAGATGGTTGATCATCCTGTTGCAAAATTTTTTATTGAAGGTGCTAAAGAGGTTTTAGAACCTTAA